The following are from one region of the Lytechinus pictus isolate F3 Inbred chromosome 4, Lp3.0, whole genome shotgun sequence genome:
- the LOC135153879 gene encoding very long chain fatty acid elongase 6-like, which translates to MVLRNLYLNGGSSFDTHYHGQWLRQHWWVSIFISLAYIFIIFGGKRLMSDRKPFDLRRPLVAWSGSFALFSFAGAVVLVRDFARCVVEDGWRATICDANFFNGNVGLWFWLFALSKVLELGDTIFIVLRKQKLIFIHWYHHVTTLVYTCYLHADFMSVGRYFATLNFVVHFVMYSYYALSAAKIINKPRQIKISITVIQLVQFVISIGVSLYAAFELSAGRQCDINWLNIFWTMVLYVSFLYYFLKFFHDAYVKRPEKQKI; encoded by the coding sequence ATGGTGCTGAGGAATTTATATCTCAATGGAGGATCATCTTTCGACACCCATTACCATGGCCAATGGCTCCGACAGCATTGGTGGGTTTCAATCTTCATCTCCTTGGCGtacatattcattattttcggAGGAAAGCGGTTGATGTCCGACCGGAAACCTTTCGATCTCCGCCGTCCCCTCGTTGCATGGTCGGGCAGCTTTGCTCTCTTCAGTTTCGCTGGTGCGGTGGTGCTGGTCAGAGACTTTGCGCGCTGCGTCGTCGAAGACGGGTGGCGCGCAACCATCTGCGACGCCAATTTCTTCAACGGGAACGTGGGCCTGTGGTTTTGGCTGTTCGCACTCAGCAAGGTCCTCGAGCTCGGTGACACGATCTTTATCGTCCTCCGCAAGCAGAAACTAATATTTATCCATTGGTATCACCACGTTACAACTCTCGTCTACACGTGCTATTTACACGCCGACTTTATGTCTGTTGGACGCTATTTTGCCACTTTAAATTTCGTTGTCCATTTTGTGATGTACTCCTACTACGCCCTGAGTGCTGCCAAAATCATCAACAAGCCTCGTCAAATCAAGATCTCGATTACAGTCATCCAGCTCGTCCAGTTTGTCATCTCAATCGGCGTGTCTCTCTACGCGGCATTTGAACTTTCGGCGGGAAGGCAGTGCGACATAAACTGGCTAAATATTTTCTGGACTATGGTCCTGTATGTAAGCTTTTTGTATTACTTCCTTAAATTCTTTCACGATGCGTATGTCAAACGGCCTGAGAAGCAAAAGATATAG